The Synechococcus sp. HK05 region TGCTGCATCTGGAACTGCTGATCAGCAACTGGTTGATCCGGACTGCGGAATTGATCAGTGCCGAAATCCTGAGCTGCTGCAGCACCTGGCCCGAACTGCGCCGCTACCTGCTCCGGCCCGAGCTGCTGGCTACCCGCAACCTTGAGCGGCTGCGCAACCAACTCAACTCCCAGCAGCGCTGGGACAACCTGTTTGAACGGCCCGTGCAGCTCTACGAAAGCCGCCGCCTGCTGTTTGGGATGCAAGAGGGAGCGATCACCCCGCTGCTGCTCACCGAACCCCGCGACGGTGAGCTGCGCCAGCTCAGCTGGAGCCAACAGTTGATCACCCTCAGCCTGGAGGCCCGCGACGCGCTCGCACCCCAGCTCCAGAGCTTTGTGAGACGGGTCGGCGATCTTCTGGTGGTGGTGCTCACCCAAGTGATCGGCCGCGCCATCGGCCTGGTGGGCCGCGGAATCCTGCAGGGCATGGGCCGCAGCGTGGGCCGGAGCTGAGCTCCGGAGTCCACAATGGCCGCAGCCTTCTTGTCGTCTTGATGCCCGGCCACCTGGCCCGGTTGCTGAAACCCCTGGCAGCCCTGGTCCTCTCCGCTCTGCTCGCGCTCGGACTGGCTCCTGGTGCGGCCCACGCCGCCCGCGACACCAACAGCTACGACGGCAACATCTACGCCCTCTATGCCGGCAACGGCTCCCTGGTGCCGCCCCGCAGCACCCTGGCGGATGCCATGGCTGAGCACCGGCCGATCGTGCTGGGCTTCTTCCTCGACGACAGCGCCGCCAGCAAGCAGTACGCCGTGGTGTTCAACGAGCTGCAGCGCCTTTGGGGCCGCAGCGCCGAGCTGATCCTGCTCTCCACCGATCCGCTGCAGAACCGCGAGACCCACGGTCCCACCGATCCCGCCAGCTACTGGAAGGGTGTGATCCCGCAGGTGGTGGTGTTCAACACCGATGGCAAGGCGGTGCTGGATGAAACCGGCCCGGTGAGCATCGATGCCATCAATGCTGCCCTCACCGAGGTGACCGGCCTCAAGCCCCAGGGCGACGTGAAGCTGAGCCTGAGCCGCGATGTGAACGAGCTCAACAGCGAAATCGTTCCCTCCAGCTGATCAGCAAGCCCAGAGCCGATGAACACCCGCCAGGAAACCGACAGCATGGGCGCCATCGCGGTGCCCTCCGAGCACTACTGGGGCGCCCAGACCCAGCGCTCGATCAGCAACTTCCCCTTTGGCCAGCGCATGCCGCTGGCGATCGTGCATGCCTTCGGGCAGCTGAAGGCGGCCTGCGCGGAAGCCAATCGCGATCTGGGCAAGCTCGATGCCGGTCTCTGCGGCGCGATCGTGGCGGCGGCCGAACAGGTGGCCCGCGGTGAACTGGATGCGGAGTTCCCGCT contains the following coding sequences:
- a CDS encoding thylakoid membrane photosystem I accumulation factor; this translates as MPGHLARLLKPLAALVLSALLALGLAPGAAHAARDTNSYDGNIYALYAGNGSLVPPRSTLADAMAEHRPIVLGFFLDDSAASKQYAVVFNELQRLWGRSAELILLSTDPLQNRETHGPTDPASYWKGVIPQVVVFNTDGKAVLDETGPVSIDAINAALTEVTGLKPQGDVKLSLSRDVNELNSEIVPSS